TCGGGAGAGGTGATCGGTTTGCTCATGCCCACAGAGTACGCCAAAAGCGCGTTGCCTTTAAGCATTCTTTGTTTAGGAGTGGTACTTCAATCTACGCAGCAAATCTCAGCACTCGGTATTTCTTTGGAGAGAAAAACATTTCTGCTTGCTCGTATGGCATGGGTGGCCGCTTTTGTGAACCTTGCTGCCAATTGGCTGCTCATTCCTCGTTTTGGCGCTGTTGGAGCAGCCTGGGGTACCTGCATTTCGTATCTTGTACTCACATCAGGCTATCTATATTTTACTCAAAAGCTTCATCCTTTGCCGATTCCCTGGCGAAAGCTGGGATGGCTTCTCTTGCTTGGAGGTGTGGTGTTCTGCACGGCGTTTTTCTCTAACAACACGAAGTGGGACGGGAAAATCGTTGCACTAAAGCTGATGTTTTCCATCGTTTGCCTGTTTTTAGGGTACCCCGTTCTTCAAATTCGGGGTAAAAAGCTTGGGAATCTCTGAAAAACTCCGTGCGGATGTCGGTGTTTTTTCCTTGAGACTGTAAAATGCATTCCAAAGCCGCCGTATTTCTGCGGCACGACATTCCTTTCCGGAAGCTGAGGTGCGAGAAAGCGACAGCGAATCCTCGCAAGCGCCATTTCGTTCAAGAAATACCAAAAACCCACAAAACGGGAACTCTTCTCGCCGAAATGGAACAGAGAGTCCCTTAAAAAGAGCTTTGCGCTCTTCTCGAACCTTCTATCTGGAAAGAGGAAGGGGCGTCTGGGGTCGGTCGTCAAATAGCGGACACCAAAACATGTAAGCAGGCTACTGCTCTTTGAAAAATTGTTTCTCATAGGCGGCAGGGGAGAGATAACCA
Above is a genomic segment from Aminiphilus circumscriptus DSM 16581 containing:
- a CDS encoding polysaccharide biosynthesis C-terminal domain-containing protein is translated as SGEVIGLLMPTEYAKSALPLSILCLGVVLQSTQQISALGISLERKTFLLARMAWVAAFVNLAANWLLIPRFGAVGAAWGTCISYLVLTSGYLYFTQKLHPLPIPWRKLGWLLLLGGVVFCTAFFSNNTKWDGKIVALKLMFSIVCLFLGYPVLQIRGKKLGNL